A genomic segment from Glycine max cultivar Williams 82 chromosome 1, Glycine_max_v4.0, whole genome shotgun sequence encodes:
- the LOC102659909 gene encoding uncharacterized protein, whose translation MYIHEWSQIFSQGFMYAFLEPQSLVCSKDRRSECEQYLERWLKESDREVYIGPYFHQEHWQLIILCPRQHVVVWFCSLRRKPDMHIKATINSVMTKLKKTLSPETKAVAPKWIEVKSHVQTGCYECGYYIMHWIWNIIASDIKSDWSMWFANDTPLDIGIITTIRKKWATFFLKTAISQNG comes from the exons AT GTATATTCATGAGTGGAGTCAGATATTCAGTCAAGGTTTCATGTATGCATTCCTTGAGCCACAGTCGTTGGTTTGTTCAAAGGATAGACGCAGCGAATGCGAACAATATCTTGAAAGATGGCTTAAGGAATCTGACCGAGAGGTGTACATTGGACCTTACTTCCATCA GGAACATTGGCAACTCATAATTTTGTGTCCTAGGCAACATGTTGTTGTTTGGTTCTGTTCTTTGCGTAGGAAACCTGATATGCATATCAAAGCTACAATTAATAG TGTAATGACAAAATTGAAGAAGACCTTGTCTCCTGAAACTAAGGCAGTTGCACCAAAGTGGATTGAAGTAAAG AGTCACGTTCAAACCGGCTGTTATGAATGTGGATATTACATAATGCATTGGATCTGGAACATCATAGCCAGCGACATAAAGAGTGATTGGTCCATG TGGTTTGCTAATGACACACCGTTGGACATCGGCATCATCACCACAATTCGAAAGAAATgggcaacattttttttaaagacagcAATAAGTCAAAACGGCTAA